A window of the Chitinispirillum alkaliphilum genome harbors these coding sequences:
- a CDS encoding OmpA/MotB domain protein, which translates to MLRNISLIAAGLICLVTFHNSQSAVINVPSSQAQTISEAMVIAQQGDTVWVESGVYRENVMLAPGVTLLSRSQFGAVIDGRGRGNVVTMARGNRISGFEIRNGTIGIFSNGVGNDIIKNRIVNNWQSGIIAIRHLPRIEDNIIAFNGGSGIQGWDVRSTAASINHNSIAYNENHGISIGGESEVIIENNVVAHNVRFGLKILRSEENVQIISNNFFKNLYSPRPMPEGNYSFDPAFVSPRTRMNFESDPLLCCQTQSANNENLGARLTY; encoded by the coding sequence ATGCTAAGAAATATCTCTTTAATTGCTGCGGGTCTGATTTGCCTGGTCACGTTTCACAACTCCCAATCAGCTGTGATAAACGTGCCCTCCTCTCAGGCTCAAACAATTTCAGAAGCGATGGTTATTGCCCAACAGGGTGACACTGTATGGGTCGAATCGGGTGTGTACAGAGAAAACGTTATGCTGGCTCCTGGGGTAACACTCCTTTCAAGATCACAGTTCGGAGCGGTTATCGATGGCAGAGGCAGAGGCAATGTGGTGACTATGGCCAGAGGAAACAGAATCTCCGGCTTTGAAATCAGAAATGGAACGATCGGGATTTTCAGCAATGGAGTAGGAAATGACATCATAAAAAACCGTATAGTAAATAACTGGCAATCAGGAATCATAGCCATACGCCACCTGCCCAGAATCGAAGACAATATAATCGCCTTCAACGGCGGTTCAGGAATTCAGGGTTGGGATGTGCGATCTACAGCAGCATCGATTAATCATAACTCCATCGCCTATAATGAAAATCACGGTATTTCAATTGGCGGAGAATCTGAGGTGATTATTGAAAACAATGTTGTCGCACACAATGTACGCTTTGGGCTCAAAATTTTAAGAAGTGAAGAGAATGTTCAGATCATAAGCAACAATTTCTTTAAAAATCTCTATTCACCTCGTCCTATGCCAGAAGGTAATTACTCTTTCGATCCTGCATTTGTATCACCCAGGACAAGGATGAATTTTGAAAGTGACCCCCTGCTTTGCTGCCAGACACAAAGCGCTAACAACGAAAACCTTGGTGCAAGACTAACCTATTAA
- a CDS encoding salicylate esterase — protein MSVFVIVHGGWGGGWEWTPVAKELRKRGHEVFSPTLTGMGERSHLGEDVGLSDHIDDLLAVLHFEELQDVILCGHSYSGLVITGVADRVPDKIKLLVYIDALVPQDGQALVDLIPKEFSDMLLQSAFERNDKKIPYPPAVMPSRGSIPDEIRESYINRTTSQPVKTNTEHLRLSGEVYKVRHAFIHCTGAQIDFLEPFAYRARTQGWLYLEMATEHDPHLSDPAHTADVLDSLEKETAD, from the coding sequence ATGTCGGTATTCGTAATCGTTCATGGTGGCTGGGGAGGTGGCTGGGAATGGACACCGGTTGCCAAAGAGCTCAGAAAACGGGGACATGAAGTTTTCTCGCCCACCTTAACGGGTATGGGTGAACGCTCTCATCTGGGAGAGGATGTTGGTTTATCGGATCACATTGATGATTTGCTGGCTGTACTGCACTTTGAAGAGCTTCAGGATGTGATCTTGTGCGGCCACAGTTACAGCGGATTGGTAATTACAGGAGTTGCTGATCGTGTTCCCGATAAAATTAAACTGCTTGTTTATATCGATGCTTTGGTTCCACAGGACGGTCAGGCTTTGGTTGATCTAATCCCCAAAGAGTTTTCGGATATGCTGTTGCAGTCTGCCTTCGAACGCAACGACAAAAAAATCCCTTATCCTCCGGCTGTCATGCCATCCAGGGGCAGTATACCCGATGAGATCCGAGAAAGTTATATAAACCGCACCACATCTCAGCCGGTTAAGACAAATACAGAGCATCTGCGCCTGAGCGGTGAAGTTTATAAGGTCAGACATGCCTTTATCCATTGTACAGGGGCTCAGATAGATTTTCTTGAACCTTTTGCATATCGTGCAAGAACCCAGGGTTGGTTATACCTGGAAATGGCAACAGAACATGATCCTCATCTCTCAGATCCTGCACACACCGCAGATGTTCTCGATTCGCTTGAAAAGGAGACTGCTGATTAA
- a CDS encoding Thiamin biosynthesis lipoprotein ApbE → MKSQLKYTILFAFLTGIVVVAINRFSNDSPVSKRHIFYRMDTVTEISIIVQSGFNADLLWKQVDEYLRVSERRFSVTHPDSEIKLLNERVNQSMPVSEEVAEMIGAGIKYGDKLNGMFDITILPLKEMWGFAENSPGHKKVPDSAEIAQALSKVDYRTVELDESMGIVTFTNKDTQLDLGGLAKGFIIRGVESILKEHGITDFLIVSGGDILVSGKKADATPWIIGIQHPRERARMLGRVELTSGAIVTSGDYERYRIVEGERLHHIFNARTGYSCDKNQSVTVWASDPLTADILSTGLFCFTAEEIMEFVEAKDGIESVVVSSGGQVYVSRGWEREVLLYP, encoded by the coding sequence ATGAAAAGCCAGCTTAAGTATACCATACTGTTTGCTTTTTTGACAGGAATTGTTGTAGTAGCGATAAACCGGTTCAGCAATGATTCTCCGGTTTCGAAAAGGCACATTTTTTACAGAATGGACACAGTTACAGAAATAAGCATTATAGTTCAGTCCGGTTTTAATGCTGATCTGTTATGGAAACAGGTTGATGAATATCTAAGGGTAAGTGAAAGACGGTTCTCTGTGACTCATCCTGATTCGGAGATTAAACTACTCAACGAACGGGTAAACCAATCCATGCCGGTGAGTGAAGAGGTAGCAGAAATGATAGGGGCCGGCATAAAATACGGGGATAAGCTTAACGGGATGTTTGATATAACCATCCTTCCCCTGAAAGAGATGTGGGGCTTTGCAGAAAACAGTCCCGGTCACAAAAAGGTCCCTGACTCTGCTGAGATTGCCCAGGCTTTGTCGAAAGTGGATTACCGTACTGTTGAGCTTGATGAATCGATGGGTATTGTGACATTTACGAACAAAGATACACAACTCGACCTTGGAGGGTTAGCCAAGGGTTTTATTATACGAGGGGTCGAATCGATTCTCAAGGAGCATGGGATAACTGATTTTCTGATTGTATCCGGAGGTGATATACTGGTATCGGGAAAAAAGGCAGATGCAACACCGTGGATTATTGGTATCCAGCACCCCAGGGAAAGAGCCCGTATGCTTGGGAGGGTTGAGTTAACCAGCGGAGCTATAGTGACCAGTGGCGACTACGAAAGATACCGAATTGTGGAAGGGGAACGCCTCCATCACATATTTAATGCCCGCACAGGGTACAGCTGTGACAAAAACCAGAGTGTGACAGTTTGGGCTTCAGATCCACTTACAGCAGATATTTTAAGCACAGGGCTGTTTTGTTTCACTGCAGAAGAGATAATGGAGTTTGTTGAGGCAAAGGACGGTATTGAATCTGTTGTTGTAAGCTCTGGGGGACAGGTGTATGTTAGCCGGGGATGGGAAAGAGAGGTTCTTCTCTATCCCTGA
- a CDS encoding Phosphoribosylformimino-5-aminoimidazole carboxamide ribotide isomerase, with protein MKFRPCIDIHNGRVKQIVGATLSDDNQDCLVTNFESSLSPAYYAKMYKSDNLPGGHVIMLGPGNETAALEALAAYQDGLMVGGGINPQNAKKFIDAGASHVIVTSYVFRDGLIIWERIDEMVKAVGRDNLVLDLSCRRKDDNFVIVTDRWQKFSSQTINHELMEKLGHSCDEFLVHAADVEGMKNGIDSELVELLAQTSPLAVTYAGGIRSIEDFEKIKLIGDSKVDATVGSALDIFGGTLSYSDVVKWNNKQRENDEKPA; from the coding sequence ATGAAGTTTCGTCCATGTATCGATATTCACAATGGGAGAGTTAAGCAGATTGTTGGCGCTACTCTCTCCGATGATAATCAGGACTGTTTGGTGACAAATTTTGAATCATCACTCTCCCCGGCTTATTACGCCAAAATGTATAAGTCCGATAACCTTCCCGGGGGACACGTGATAATGCTGGGGCCCGGAAATGAAACCGCTGCACTTGAGGCTTTAGCTGCTTACCAGGATGGGCTTATGGTGGGGGGAGGTATTAATCCACAGAACGCTAAAAAATTCATAGATGCCGGTGCGTCACATGTAATTGTTACCTCTTATGTTTTCAGGGATGGATTGATCATTTGGGAAAGAATCGATGAAATGGTAAAGGCTGTGGGGCGGGATAATCTTGTGCTGGACTTAAGCTGCAGGAGAAAAGATGATAATTTTGTAATCGTTACCGACAGGTGGCAGAAATTTTCATCTCAAACGATAAATCATGAACTGATGGAAAAATTGGGTCACAGTTGTGATGAGTTTCTGGTCCATGCTGCCGATGTGGAAGGTATGAAAAACGGGATCGACTCTGAGCTTGTAGAACTTTTAGCACAAACTTCACCCCTGGCTGTAACTTACGCAGGAGGAATCAGGTCCATAGAGGATTTTGAGAAGATTAAACTTATCGGCGATTCAAAAGTTGATGCCACCGTCGGCAGTGCTCTGGATATTTTCGGTGGAACACTGTCATACTCCGATGTGGTTAAATGGAATAACAAACAAAGAGAAAATGATGAAAAGCCAGCTTAA
- a CDS encoding Cell wall endopeptidase, family M23/M37, giving the protein MKKKTTTLAFSLIVFSFVIFRFYNPSVDYSDQIETELSQVQEYLDSLYHEIEMVEKEIAYLHRTRHGSIRPGQGMFQALDDMGISNPMSLQIVNALRDTVELINLRAGEKFEILMDPDDSTKISSFSYSPNPAVVHRLEADSTDELMYVRIDHPTTIRYNLYQDTLKQGSSLDQALRGMGIPGPMVGVVNGVLLCKVPFRTHARAGDQFRILLKETFFQDSIRIDGKVLYAYYSGTRTGTHEAFRYEDFDPKSTFTAHYTEDGEALIHSGLRYPLDRLHISSPYGMRRHPITGRRTMHWGVDYRAPTGTPVYAVADGIVVKSRYNNINGNYIAIRHSDNYTSYYLHLHRRNVRTGQRVRVRQVIGTVGSTGRSTGPHLHFGFKRPNGRWMDPLTKRMIATPKLEGDRLARFQEQVVDIREILNSVDYENNDATIITFDR; this is encoded by the coding sequence TTGAAAAAGAAAACTACCACATTAGCATTTAGTTTGATTGTTTTCAGCTTTGTTATTTTCCGCTTTTATAACCCCTCAGTTGACTATTCCGATCAGATTGAAACTGAACTGTCTCAAGTCCAGGAGTATCTCGATTCACTCTACCATGAAATAGAAATGGTAGAAAAGGAGATTGCTTATCTGCATAGAACACGACACGGCTCTATCCGACCAGGTCAGGGGATGTTCCAGGCTCTGGATGATATGGGGATTTCCAATCCGATGAGTCTTCAGATTGTAAATGCATTGCGCGATACTGTAGAGTTGATTAATCTTAGAGCTGGTGAGAAGTTTGAAATACTTATGGACCCCGATGATTCAACAAAGATATCCAGTTTTTCCTACTCCCCCAATCCCGCAGTTGTCCACAGATTGGAGGCCGACAGTACAGACGAACTAATGTATGTTAGAATAGATCACCCAACCACTATCCGCTACAACCTCTACCAGGATACCCTCAAACAGGGCTCATCTCTGGATCAGGCACTCAGAGGCATGGGCATTCCAGGTCCGATGGTCGGAGTTGTAAACGGAGTTCTCTTATGTAAGGTCCCGTTCAGAACTCATGCCAGAGCCGGGGATCAGTTTAGAATATTGCTTAAAGAAACATTTTTCCAGGACAGCATCAGAATAGATGGCAAAGTGCTCTACGCTTATTATTCAGGTACAAGGACAGGTACACACGAGGCATTCAGGTATGAAGATTTCGATCCCAAATCAACCTTCACAGCCCATTATACAGAAGATGGTGAAGCACTTATTCATTCCGGGCTGAGATACCCACTGGACCGGCTCCATATAAGCTCACCTTACGGTATGAGACGACACCCTATCACCGGAAGGCGAACAATGCACTGGGGAGTTGACTACCGTGCACCTACCGGAACACCGGTGTATGCGGTTGCTGACGGAATAGTTGTCAAATCGAGATACAACAATATAAACGGAAACTATATCGCCATCAGACACAGCGACAATTACACCTCCTACTACCTTCACCTTCACAGGCGCAATGTTCGCACCGGACAGCGTGTCAGAGTACGCCAGGTTATCGGTACCGTTGGAAGTACGGGAAGGTCAACAGGCCCTCACCTCCACTTCGGATTCAAAAGGCCAAACGGAAGATGGATGGATCCGCTCACCAAAAGAATGATAGCCACTCCTAAGCTTGAAGGTGATAGACTGGCAAGGTTTCAGGAACAGGTGGTTGATATCAGGGAAATTCTTAACAGCGTAGATTACGAAAATAACGATGCGACAATTATAACTTTTGACAGATAG